A DNA window from Solanum lycopersicum chromosome 3, SLM_r2.1 contains the following coding sequences:
- the LOC101262896 gene encoding putative E3 ubiquitin-protein ligase SINA-like 6, with amino-acid sequence MIRVNHSSSSEEEEEMARFSVGREEDDNDEGPSNPTRRPEPKRRRTTAGTFSCSVVIRQQEEEEERERERERERERVVEEEEEEEEEEEEDWESESESEGNFRLSGDRRLPVRESEVARENRAISGEDPDQNLEGSRGNGSISVMLSDPDVLDCPICLEHLSVPVFQCENGHIACASCCTKIANKCPSCCWPIGYNRCRALEKVLESVKVSCVNKMYGCKEILSYSKKTDHENACIYVPCFCPSHGCDFLGTSTNVYAHFRDKHASSAEHIFFNAVHPIHIEKDQSYKILQMRTEGILFIINHASDRVGSAFNIICVGPARQKRRFSYKLVVTDGESSFKLESVAESMPNWSESSPLKKFLVVPRDVVNSSAPLKLNVFIEEKEYVCNGCRC; translated from the exons ATGATAAGAGTGAACCATTCATCTAGTagcgaagaagaagaagaaatggcGAGATTTTCAGTTGGAAGAGAAGAAGATGATAATGATGAAGGACCCAGTAACCCCACAAGAAGGCCTGAACCCAAGAGACGTAGAACTACCGCCGGAACTTTCTCTTGTAGCGTCGTTATCCgtcaacaagaagaagaagaagaaagagaaagagaaagggaAAGGGAGAGAGAAAGGGTTGTTgaggaagaggaggaggaggaggaggaggaagaggaGGATTGGGAATCGGAATCGGAATCTGAGGGAAATTTCCGATTGAGCGGTGATCGGAGGTTGCCAGTTCGTGAATCGGAGGTTGCAAGAGAGAACAGGGCCATTTCTGGGGAGGACCCAGATCAGAATTTGGAGGGTTCAAGAGGAAACGGGTCAATTTCTGTGATGTTATCGGATCCTGATGTGTTGGATTGCCCAATCTGCCTTGAACATCTCTCTGTTCCTGTCTTTCAG TGTGAGAATGGGCACATAGCATGTGCCTCCTGCTGCACCAAGATTGCTAATAAGTGTCCATCATGCTGTTGGCCAATTGGATATAACCGTTGTCGAGCTCTGGAGAAGGTTCTAGAATCTGTGAAGGTCTCATGCGTGAACAAAATGTATGGTTGCAAGGAGATCCTGAGTTATAGTAAGAAAACTGACCATGAAAATGCATGCATCTATGTGCCTTGTTTCTGTCCTTCCCATGGCTGTGACTTCTTAGGTACCTCAACAAACGTATATGCACATTTTAGGGACAAACATGCTTCTTCGGCAGAGCACATTTTTTTCAATGCTGTCCATCCAATTCATATAGAAAAAGATCAAAGTTACAAAATTCTTCAAATGAGGACAGAAGGTATACTTTTTATCATCAACCATGCTAGCGACCGTGTTGGAAGTGCTTTCAACATTATCTGTGTTGGACCAGCTAGGCAGAAGAGAAGATTCTCGTACAAGCTTGTAGTAACAGACGGGGAAAGCTCTTTTAAACTAGAATCTGTTGCAGAGAGCATGCCAAACTGGTCAGAAAGCAGTCCTTTGAAAAAATTCCTTGTGGTTCCAAGAGATGTCGTTAACTCCAGTGCTCCGCTGAAGTTGAATGTTTTCATAGAAGAGAAGGAATATGTCTGCAATGGTTGCAGATGTTGA
- the LOC138347346 gene encoding uncharacterized protein: MKEEIKKAMKELHYISEVDGLSYKDLCIHPNIDLPEGFKVPKFVTFNGTGNPLTHLKVYCDQLVGVGKNEALLMRLFGRSLSGEALEWLTSQELKQWKSWNALAEDFTERFGHNIEDAQIATTWRRSNRSLQKIIESTLFVGEKRPQEFNLQCPNFVEIVKVGEALEEGFKTRKLTKFTALRSSGKSSRITDMDKSKGKVEEVSMITATHIRSASQRKYQNHNVNQEKFPRPKFRKAPKIFTPLRESQTQLYERLKAMGMLHSIEGRPANPLGKFYRADHRCVYHSGAVGHDTENFSTLKHKIQNLINSNLINIEETT, translated from the exons atgaaagaagagatCAAGAAAGCCATGAAGGAGTTGCACTATATTTCCGAAGTCGATGGATTGAGCTATAAGGATTTATGCATTCATCCGAATATCGACCTCCCAGAAGGGTTCAAAGTGCCAAAGTTTGTCACTTTTAACGGAACAGGAAATCCTCTAACACATCTGAAAGTTTATTGTGAtcaactcgtgggagttggcaaaaACGAAGCATTGTTGATGCGTCTCTTCGGTCGAAGTCTAAGTGGAGAAGCTCTGGAGTGGCTTACATCACAGGAGCTGAAACAATGGAAAAGTTGGAATGCACTCGCAGAGGATTTCACGGAAAGATTCGGACATAACATAGAAGATGCCCAGATCGCTACTACTTGGAGAAGATCAAACAGAAGTCTACAGAAAATTATCGAGAGTACGCTTTTCGTTGGAGAAAAGAGGCCGCAAGAGTTCAACCTCCAATGTCCGAAC TTTGTCGAGATTGTCAAAGTGGGAGAAGCTTTGGAAGAGGGTTTCAAGACTAGAAAGCTCACCAAATTTACCGCATTGCGATCTAGTGGAAAATCTTCCAGAATTACTGATAtggataaatcaaaaggaaaagtgGAGGAGGTAAGTATGATCACGGCTACTCATATAAGGTCAGCTTCTCAAAGAAAATACCAAAACCATAATGTCAATCAGGAAAAATTTCCTCGCCCAAAATTTAGGAAGGCTCCTAAAATATTTACACCATTAAGGGaatctcaaactcaactttatgaaaggttgaagGCAATGGGTATGCTCCATTCTATAGAAGGAAGACCAGCCAACcctttgggaaaattttacaGAGCCGACCACAGATGTGTTTATCATTCAGGAGCCGTTGGACATGACACAGAGAATTTTTCAACTCTGAAGCACAAGATACAAAACTTGATCAACAGCAACTTAATCAATATTGAGGAAACCACCTGA
- the LOC101262288 gene encoding eukaryotic translation initiation factor 5, giving the protein MALQNIGASNRDDAFYRYKMPRMLTKIEGRGNGIKTNVVNMVDIAKALARPPSYTTKYFGNELGAQSKFDEKSGTALVNGAHETPKLAGLLENFIKKYVQCYGCGNPETEVIITKTQMIQLKCAACGFLSDVDMRDKLTTFILKNPPEAKKGSKDKKAMRRAEKERLKEGEAADEELKKLKKETKKKVSSKDANAKPSSKKKQGSSDEDRASPPRSHVNVKEEEDEDDDDDVQWQTDTSLEAAKQRIQEQLNAATAEMVMLSTVESEKKSKAPSPKAASVTTEISKTENGVSNHERLVREIKANLAKGVTACKLQSFLGSLAGSPQEVITAFYEALLDGIEKGFAKEVIKKKSYLAAIAQDEESQLRLLQAIEEFSGKSNSVALKEVALVLKALYDDDLLEEEYIVQWYNKGVGANKDSKIWKNVKPFVEWLQSAESESEEE; this is encoded by the coding sequence ATGGCTTTGCAAAACATAGGTGCCAGCAACAGAGATGATGCTTTCTACAGGTATAAGATGCCCAGGATGCTTACCAAGATAGAGGGCCGTGGGAATGGTATCAAAACAAATGTGGTGAACATGGTTGATATTGCCAAAGCATTAGCAAGGCCCCCGTCCTacacaacaaaatattttggaaatGAGCTTGGGGCTCAGtcgaaatttgatgaaaaatctgGAACTGCCCTTGTCAATGGAGCTCATGAAACTCCCAAGCTAGCTGGTCttcttgaaaactttattaaGAAATATGTTCAGTGCTATGGTTGCGGAAACCCTGAAACAGAGGTCATAATAACCAAAACTCAGATGATCCAACTTAAATGTGCTGCATGTGGTTTCCTTTCTGACGTGGACATGAGGGATAAGCTGACAACTTTTATACTTAAGAACCCGCCTGAGGCTAAGAAGGGCTCCAAGGACAAGAAAGCTATGAGAAGAGCTGAGAAGGAGCGGCTGAAGGAAGGCGAGGCTGCTGATGAAGAGCTGAAGAAGCtgaagaaagaaacaaagaaaaaggtTTCCTCCAAAGATGCTAACGCAAAACCTAGTTCTAAAAAGAAACAGGGTAGCTCCGACGAGGATCGTGCTTCACCACCTAGAAGCCATGTTAATGTGAAAGAAGAGGAGGATGaagatgacgatgacgacgtcCAGTGGCAGACTGATACATCTCTGGAAGCTGCTAAGCAGCGTATACAAGAACAGCTAAATGCTGCGACTGCTGAAATGGTTATGCTGTCCACAGTTGAGTCAGAGAAGAAGTCCAAGGCCCCAAGTCCAAAAGCTGCTTCTGTGACAACAGAGATTTCCAAGACCGAAAATGGAGTGTCAAACCATGAGAGGCTCGTTAGAGAAATAAAAGCAAATCTAGCAAAGGGAGTTACTGCTTGTAAATTGCAATCCTTTTTGGGTTCACTCGCTGGATCTCCGCAGGAAGTTATTACTGCTTTTTATGAAGCACTTTTGGATGGCATTGAGAAAGGATTTGCCAAGGAGGTTATTAAGAAGAAAAGCTACCTTGCTGCCATTGCTCAAGACGAGGAGTCTCAACTACGATTGCTTCAAGCTATAGAAGAGTTTTCTGGGAAATCTAACTCAGTTGCACTGAAGGAAGTGGCTCTGGTTTTGAAAGCTTTGTATGACGATGATCTGTTGGAAGAGGAATATATAGTACAGTGGTACAACAAGGGTGTTGGTGCGAACAAGGACTCCAAAATTTGGAAGAACGTCAAACCCTTTGTTGAATGGCTACAGAGTGCTGAGTCCGAGTCCGAAGAGGAATGA
- the LOC101262596 gene encoding eukaryotic translation initiation factor 5 yields the protein MALQNIGASNSDDAFYRYKMPRMLTKIEGRGNGIKTNVVNMVDIAKALARPPSYTTKYFGNELGAQSKFDEKSGTALVNGAHETPKLAGLLENFIKKYVQCYGCGNPETEVIITKTQMIQLKCAACGFLSDVDMRDKLTTFILKNPPEAKKGSKDKKAMRRAEKERLKEGEAADEELKKLKKETKKKVSSKDASTKPSSKKKHGGSDEDHASPPRSHVNVKEEEEEDDDDDVQWQTDTSLEAAQQRIQEQLNAATAEMVMLSTVETEKKKSKAPSPKAASVTPEISKTENGVTNHERLVREIKANLAKGVTASKLQSFLGSLSGSPQEVIAAFYEALLDGVAKGFAKEVIKKKSYLAAIAQDEESQLRLLQAIEEFSVKSNSVALKEVALVLKALYDDDLLEEEYIVQWYNKGVGANKDSKIWKNVKPFVEWLQSAESESEEE from the coding sequence ATGGCTTTGCAAAACATAGGTGCCAGCAACAGCGATGATGCCTTCTACAGGTATAAGATGCCCAGGATGCTTACCAAGATTGAGGGCCGTGGAAATGGTATCAAGACAAATGTGGTGAACATGGTTGATATTGCCAAAGCATTAGCAAGGCCCCCGTCCTacacaacaaaatattttggaaatGAGCTTGGGGCTCAGtcgaaatttgatgaaaaatctgGAACTGCCCTTGTCAATGGAGCTCATGAAACTCCCAAGCTAGCTGGTCTTCTTGAGAACTTTATTAAGAAATATGTTCAGTGCTATGGTTGCGGAAACCCTGAAACAGAGGTCATAATAACCAAAACTCAGATGATCCAACTTAAATGTGCTGCATGTGGTTTCCTTTCTGACGTGGACATGAGGGATAAGCTGACAACTTTTATACTTAAGAACCCGCCTGAGGCTAAGAAGGGCTCCAAGGACAAGAAAGCTATGAGAAGAGCTGAGAAGGAGCGGCTGAAGGAAGGAGAGGCTGCTGATGAAGAGCTAAAGAAACtgaagaaagaaacaaagaaaaaggtTTCCTCCAAAGATGCTAGCACTAAACCTAGTTCTAAAAAGAAACATGGCGGCTCTGATGAGGATCATGCTTCACCACCTAGAAGCCATGTTAATGtgaaagaagaggaagaagaagatgatgatgatgacgtcCAGTGGCAGACTGATACATCGCTGGAAGCTGCTCAGCAGCGTATACAAGAACAGCTGAATGCTGCGACTGCTGAAATGGTTATGCTGTCCACCGTTGAGACAGAAAAGAAGAAGTCAAAAGCCCCAAGTCCTAAAGCTGCTTCTGTGACACCAGAGATTTCCAAGACTGAGAATGGAGTGACGAACCATGAGAGGCTTGTTAGAGAAATAAAAGCAAATCTAGCAAAGGGAGTTACTGCCAGTAAATTACAATCCTTTTTGGGTTCACTCTCTGGATCTCCTCAGGAAGTTATTGCTGCTTTTTATGAAGCTCTCTTGGATGGCGTTGCGAAAGGATTTGCCAAGGAGGTTATTAAGAAGAAAAGCTACCTTGCTGCCATTGCTCAAGATGAGGAGTCTCAACTACGTTTGCTTCAAGCTATAGAAGAGTTTTCTGTGAAATCCAACTCAGTTGCACTGAAGGAAGTGGCTCTGGTTTTGAAAGCTTTGTATGATGATGATCTATTGGAAGAGGAATATATAGTACAGTGGTACAACAAGGGTGTTGGTGCAAACAAGGACTCCAAAATTTGGAAGAATGTCAAACCCTTTGTTGAATGGCTGCAGAGTGCTGAGTCCGAATCCGAAGAGGAATGA